Proteins encoded in a region of the Flavobacterium sp. MDT1-60 genome:
- a CDS encoding RagB/SusD family nutrient uptake outer membrane protein, with protein MKNIYKKAACLLALGLTLASCENYLDDAPKGFKTPTTLADYEAFLRDEYTNHRVDITGASQLLNDQYVTLASLASNRLFNANYMWDENADRIAIKVSDETAYYSGYAGISTFNLIIENALTSTKATEAEQRVVWAEAKVLRAMNYFNLVNFYADTYVASAASTKLSVPLITSANINAPSKQVTIQELYDFILNDVKEALPYLPKVSQTALHPNLGAGYALYSRVYLQMNNYTEALKYADLALAENNKLYDWIAFYNANKTLIETPGNYTTFTSPMGYNYVENYTYRHGASSNLTTENSIPVERAQRFEAGDARFLSRWKIYTVGAETYYRRTLSGAFNFGGITTVEVYLIKAECLARANQISGALDVLNTVRKTRILPASYQDISTTDKTTALRAILRTKNNELTNTLIPFADARRLNAEGVYPVSYSKVANGTTHTLSSNSHLWIMPFPQGAVKNPGNGTITQNVDK; from the coding sequence ATGAAAAATATATATAAAAAAGCAGCGTGCCTATTAGCTTTAGGATTGACTTTAGCATCTTGCGAAAATTATCTTGATGATGCTCCAAAAGGATTTAAAACACCAACAACATTAGCAGATTATGAAGCCTTTCTTCGTGACGAATATACCAATCACAGAGTTGATATTACCGGGGCTTCACAATTATTAAATGACCAATATGTAACTCTTGCCTCTTTAGCAAGTAATAGATTGTTCAATGCAAATTATATGTGGGATGAAAATGCAGACCGTATTGCAATAAAGGTTTCAGATGAAACGGCTTATTATTCAGGTTATGCCGGAATTTCGACTTTTAATTTAATTATCGAAAATGCATTAACATCAACTAAAGCAACTGAGGCAGAACAAAGAGTGGTTTGGGCAGAAGCAAAAGTACTTCGTGCCATGAACTATTTTAATCTGGTTAATTTTTATGCAGATACTTATGTGGCTTCAGCAGCTTCTACAAAATTATCAGTGCCTTTAATTACCAGTGCCAATATAAATGCGCCTAGTAAACAAGTTACTATTCAGGAACTGTATGATTTTATACTGAATGATGTTAAAGAAGCTTTACCGTATTTGCCAAAAGTTTCTCAAACTGCCCTGCATCCCAATTTAGGTGCTGGTTATGCTTTATATTCAAGAGTTTATCTGCAGATGAATAATTATACAGAAGCTTTAAAATATGCAGATTTAGCATTGGCAGAAAACAATAAACTGTACGACTGGATTGCGTTTTATAATGCTAATAAAACACTAATTGAAACTCCTGGTAATTACACAACATTTACATCTCCAATGGGATATAATTATGTAGAGAATTACACCTATCGTCATGGAGCTAGTTCTAATTTAACAACGGAAAACAGTATTCCTGTAGAACGTGCACAGCGGTTTGAAGCCGGAGATGCACGTTTCCTGTCACGTTGGAAAATTTATACTGTTGGTGCTGAAACCTATTATAGAAGAACCTTGTCCGGCGCTTTTAATTTTGGAGGAATCACAACTGTCGAAGTGTATTTGATTAAAGCAGAATGTCTGGCTCGTGCCAATCAAATTAGTGGAGCCTTGGATGTCTTAAATACAGTTCGTAAAACACGTATTTTACCGGCTTCTTATCAGGATATTTCGACTACAGACAAAACAACTGCATTGAGAGCTATTTTGAGAACGAAAAACAACGAACTTACTAACACGTTGATTCCTTTTGCAGATGCTCGTCGTTTAAATGCCGAAGGTGTTTATCCGGTTAGTTACTCAAAAGTGGCAAACGGAACAACCCATACTTTATCTTCAAATTCTCATTTATGGATAATGCCTTTCCCTCAGGGGGCTGTAAAAAATCCGGGTAACGGAACGATTACTCAAAATGTAGATAAATAA